Within the Miscanthus floridulus cultivar M001 chromosome 17, ASM1932011v1, whole genome shotgun sequence genome, the region TGCTGAATTGCTTCAGTGTCCATGATTCCTCCTCTCTCTTAATCAGGTTTATGGGGGGCCTTGACATCTACTTCTCTTCAATTGTTCACAGGCTGTGCTAACCCATTGAGAAGCCTATGTTTGTTTCATGATGTATCCTGCGGTGTTGtcttagttctatatatataagaaaatcatTCTTTGGTAAACTGCTGTAGAGTTCACTATTTTGATATGGAATCAAACAATCAGTTATTGCTAGCTGCTGCACCTCTTAACATCATTTGATTTGTAGCTACCTACATGCAGTCTTTTGGAGTAATCCAACAGCACCATTTTAATATGTTGATGTTCTTCACAGGCATCAGAAGTACATTGGCAAAGTAAAGCAAGCAGTTTACCACAGCCAGAAGAGTGGAAGGAGGCGTGTTGTGGTCTTGACAGAGGAAAATGTTATCTCATCTCTTGATCTACGTTCTGGCGATATATGTGAGCCTTCATATTCACAGATTAGCAAATCAAAAGTGCAGTTTCGTATATTTTGCTCACACTTGTTCCCTAATATCTGTGGATTTCTTGTGGTGCAGTCTGGCGACATGTCATTGACAAGAACGATCCCTTGGATCAGCTTAGTCTATCACATGGAAAATGTGAGTCAAATCTTTGTTTCCCTTGGAGATTTGCCCTTGAGAAAATTGCTCTATTACAGCTATCTGTTTATTTCATTCTATTATGTTTCTTCCACTCATGGGATTTCTTGTTTGCTTGTCATCCAGTCTTGCTAACTTTATCCTCCAAATAACTAGTTTTTCTGCTTTTGAAACTATAGTTTTTTGTACCCATTTCTTACCTGGAAGTAAGGCCAATGATTCGAGAACCAGGATTTCTTGGGAAATGAAAACTCGATGAGGGGGGCAGAGTTAGGACTGGTACTACCTAAACTGCTAAACATTTCAACATTAATAAATAACTAGCATTGGAGAACATGCAAACTCCTTCTGGGTAAcatcctgaaaatccatttcatgCGTAGCCACATGTTAGCACGCTTTCAAAACTCAAATCTAAAAAAATGACTGGTTTAGTTCGAGAAAAAAATGAGTCGTTGTGCAACTATAGAAAAATTGTATTTCTTAAGGTAAAAGGCTTAGTCTTTCGGTGTGTATGAAATCGTTTCTTATTAGACTTTGGTAAACATTTCAGTATGATCCTGGATTAAGACCTCACAGGGCTGACTGATTACTGCCAGTTTCTCCTGAAATTAATTTTAAACCTTGGTACTACAGAATGAAATGAGATATCACTAGTATAAGCATGCAACAATGTTAGTTGCATAGTGATAGGAAACATGAAATGGTAAATTTGTGGTCTCGGTATGAATTACCCAAACGAGATATGTGAGAGACACTTGCAAGTTTGGTCTGTACAGGATATCACTCTAGTATCCATGCACCTTGGTTATTATTAACTTACGAAGCAATAGCTACAATTTAGACCTTAGTGGTTCAAGGTTATTCTATTCCTTTCTTTTTTGGTATGTGAGAATAACATTTATTTATGGTACTagatccacaaaagaatgcaattatgagaTATGTGCCAGTCAAACTaacttaagtttgaccaattttatagtaaatagtattagcatttatgtctctaaataaatttattatgaaaatatattctataactaatctaatggtacttatttgtatcatgaatattagtactttttttatataaatttaatcaaagttCAAACTATTTGACTCGAaaaacgagaattgcattcttttgtggacggagggagtacatataaACATGATTGATATGGAGTAATGAAAACGAGAACTCTATTCATCCACTATTGGTGCTGGCTGATTACTTAACTGTTGGTATGAACAACcaatatgtcatcaacatatacacGATTCTGTTACTAACTAACAACACTGATTATGAAAGGGGTTATGATTTTTAAGATTTGCTTATGGGAGATAGTTCATCCAACATATTGGGTACTGGCTGATTACTCTACTGTTGGTATGAACCATTATGTCATCAACATGACGTGATTCTGTAACTAACTAACAACACTGATTATGAAATGGGAGATAGCGGCACCATTTTGTTgattttcattttttatttttctgtatAATATGTTTATGACAATCTAATTTTTGGCATGTCTTCTCTCAGATGTTCTAACTCTTTCTTCGGGAGGAACTATATTAAGGGCATGGAATCTTCCAGATGGACAGATGATCTGGGAAACTAACCTTCGAACTTCCGCAGCATCAAATCCACAGTTGCATGTTATGGTCTGTGCGCACAGTGCATTTTCTATTTTCTAAGAAATCATATGTTGATAATGCAATTGATGTTTCCTATTACTTTTCTTGAGTGATGGCCTGATGGGCCTTAATTCTTTGCAGTCAAACAATAAAGTGGCCAAGGACAACTTGGTTTTAGTTTCAGCTGGACGATGGATTTATGCTGTATCAAGCATTGATGGGGCAATTTCATGGGAAAAGGAGTTTTCTATTGATGGGTATGTATTATTCTGCTCTGTTGTCTTGTTCAGGGCATTGGGAATATTATTCGAATCTAACTCTACAACCTTGCAGCTTGGAAATTAAGAGGATTCTACAATCACCTGAAAATGATGTTGTATATGCTTTAGGACTTTCTGGTTCCTCGAAGCTAGCTTTGTATCACTTGAGTGCTAAAACTGGAGAGATACTAAAGGATATCCAAGAGTCACTCCCTGGTGGATTGTGTGGTGAAACAGTCCTTGGTTATGATAATGTGTTGGTAGCATTAGATAAGGCCAGATCAAGCCTGTTACTTATTGAATTCAAGGGTGAGAGAATTAGCTACAACAAGGTGCTTGTTTCAGATCTTGTTCAAGACTTATCAGGATCATTCAAGCTTCAATCTTTGTCCAATGGCGTCATATCTTTGCAAACATCATCTTCTATTTCCCTCCTAAAGCTCAAAGGTACTGATGGATTGGAAGTAATTCAGAGATTTGACCAGCCAGCTGCAGTGAGTGATTCCCTGACAATCACAGAAAAAGGCGAAGCTTTTGCCGTTGTGCAACATTTGGGTTCCGAAATTGAGTTTATTGTAAAATTTACAAGTGATCTAAGCAGTGAAATTATTAGAGAAAAGGTTAATATAGACCAAAATAGGGGCACTGTTGAGAAGGTCTTCTTGAATAGTTATATTCGAACTGACAAATCTCATGGTTTTCGAGCTTTGGTTGTAATGGAGGATCATTCACTCTTGTTAATTCAACAAGGTGAGGTTGTTTGGAGCAGAGAGGATGGGCTGGCTTCAATTGTTGATGTAACAACATCAGAATTGCCTGTTGAGAAGGATGGTGTATCAGTTGCCGATGTGGAACACAATCTCTTTGAGTGGCTTAAGGTAACCCACAGAAACTGCTATTTATTTAGTATACATTATTCGGAAGTGCTTCAGATACATGTTATTTTGGAAATTTTATTAGAGAATCTGAAGGCTCCAACATTATGGTGAATTTAAGATCTTTctcaaattctctacaatttaatGGCTTGCTTTTATGTTTGGTGCACAAGTTACTTGTAACTAATGTGTTAGAATGTGCTAAGAAATTGGTCAGTGTCGATCTAAGATTTTTTATTGTTATCTTGAGGTGATACAATGGTATTCATTCATGTTTTCTTGCATGTGCCCCACCATTTTATTGGATGTTCTTCTCAGAATTAGCTTATGATACTCGTGATTCTTACATAGGGACACATGCTGAAACTCAAAGGAACTCTAATGCTTGCTAATGCTGATGAAGTTGCTGCAATCCAAGCATTGAGACTAAAAAGCTCTGAGAAAAATAAGATGACAAGAGACCATAATGGATTTCGCAAACTCCTTGTTGTATTGACAAAGGCTGGCAAAGTGATGGCTCTGCACACTGGAGATGGACGCGTTATCTGGTCAAACTTGCTGCCATCTCTTCGTGCCTCCAGATTTGGTGGAACGCCTTCTGCATTAAGGATATACCAATGGCAGGTACCGCATAACATTGTGATGCGTGAAAACCCATCTGTACTTCTTGTTGGCAAATCTGGAGCAGAATCTTCAACTCCTGGTGTATTCTCTATTCTTGATTCATATTCTGGAGAAGAACTGAACTCAATGAAACTTGACCATTCTGTTGTCCAAATTATCCCCTTGACACTGAAGGATTCATCAGAGCAGCGACTTCATCTGATTGTTGATTCCAATTCCAATGCTCATTTATATCCGAAATCTCCAGACGCCCTCAATGTATTTCTTCATGAAATGTCAAACCTGTATTTCTACTCTGTAGATATTCAGGCAAATGTTATTAAAGGGTATTCATTACAGAAGTCATGTGGTCTCAATTTGGGTGATGAATACTGCTTCAGTACAAAGGAGTTATGGTCAATCATCTTTCCTTCTGATTCTGAAAGGATTGCTATCTCTGAAACGCGAAAGATGAATGAGGTCTGTTCATTATCTACTTTATTCATGGAATATCTTGTAACTTAAAACTAACTACAAAATAATATTTGATTTGTCTCATTTTCTTATTTGAAGGTTGTTCATACCCAAGCTAAGATAATTGGTGATCATGATGTGATGTACAAGTACTTGTCAAAGAATTTAGTTTTTGTTGCTACTTTGTCTCCTAAAGCTGCTGGTGATATTGGATCTGCGCTACCTGAAGAAGCTTCACTTGTTGCATATCTTATTGATGCAGTCACTGGACGCATACTCCATCGTGTGATTCATCATGGTGCTCAAGGCCCTGTACATGCAGTAAGTATATCTG harbors:
- the LOC136519121 gene encoding uncharacterized protein — encoded protein: MAAPPRRSLLVLLAGLLVFASLATLATAIYEDQVGLADWHQKYIGKVKQAVYHSQKSGRRRVVVLTEENVISSLDLRSGDIFWRHVIDKNDPLDQLSLSHGKYVLTLSSGGTILRAWNLPDGQMIWETNLRTSAASNPQLHVMSNNKVAKDNLVLVSAGRWIYAVSSIDGAISWEKEFSIDGLEIKRILQSPENDVVYALGLSGSSKLALYHLSAKTGEILKDIQESLPGGLCGETVLGYDNVLVALDKARSSLLLIEFKGERISYNKVLVSDLVQDLSGSFKLQSLSNGVISLQTSSSISLLKLKGTDGLEVIQRFDQPAAVSDSLTITEKGEAFAVVQHLGSEIEFIVKFTSDLSSEIIREKVNIDQNRGTVEKVFLNSYIRTDKSHGFRALVVMEDHSLLLIQQGEVVWSREDGLASIVDVTTSELPVEKDGVSVADVEHNLFEWLKGHMLKLKGTLMLANADEVAAIQALRLKSSEKNKMTRDHNGFRKLLVVLTKAGKVMALHTGDGRVIWSNLLPSLRASRFGGTPSALRIYQWQVPHNIVMRENPSVLLVGKSGAESSTPGVFSILDSYSGEELNSMKLDHSVVQIIPLTLKDSSEQRLHLIVDSNSNAHLYPKSPDALNVFLHEMSNLYFYSVDIQANVIKGYSLQKSCGLNLGDEYCFSTKELWSIIFPSDSERIAISETRKMNEVVHTQAKIIGDHDVMYKYLSKNLVFVATLSPKAAGDIGSALPEEASLVAYLIDAVTGRILHRVIHHGAQGPVHAVLSENWVVYHYFNLRAHRFEMAVIEIYDQSRADNKDVMKLVLGKHNLSAPITSYARPEVAVKSQSFFFTHSVKAMAVTQTAKGITSKQLLIGTIGDQVLALDKRYLDPRRSVNPTQQEKEEGIIPLTDSLPIIPQSFVTHSHQVEALRGIVSIPAKLESTTLVFTYGVDLFYTQLAPSRTYDSLTDEFSYALLLITIAVLVGAIIVTWIWSEKKELRDKWR